The DNA region TAAACATTCATTAGTTCATGAAAGTGCGGAAATGAAACTCCAAACAGGTTTTTGCAATTCGGATGATTCTGAACCAAACATTCAAATGTACAACATCATCAAAAAATCTCAAACATAATTGAACCATACTGTTCAAAGTAAACAATGTCAAATGTACAAAGGTTGGCATACCTTGCAATACTCGTCATAAACAGCCCGATCTAcagaaatcatttttttttcatcatcccaGACGAATCCACTTGtatttaacatttgagaaatagcCCTAAACTTGGCTACAAGTGTCTTAAGTCGAGAATCAATGTGTGGCAGAGCCTTCAAACCACAACCAGGAAGAGCCTTACCTATGAGCTCCTCTAAGCGAACCATGTAGCCGCTTCTAAATCCATTTTCACACCTCCAGTGAGGATCAACAGCTAACTCTGACAAGGCTTCCACAAGAGCCTTATCTTCTTGGGCAGTCCAAAATCGTTTGTTTTTTCCCCTTCCACCTCCACTAGCACTACTTTCATCCATCCTCTATAACATTcaatacaaataaacaaaattgaacTATACTGATCATAGTAAACAAAATTGCATGTATATAAAAATGGAATGAACcaacaaatattcaatacaaGAAATAAACATACAAGTCTGAAAATCAAATACAAGAAATGGaggttttaaataaaaatgaataacatCACAAAGTAAGTCTGCGTTGTCTAGCCCTCCAATCATTGAACATATGTTGGGCCATTGTATTTCGGAAATTCGTCCATGGATCGGTTACAGCAATGGAGGTTATGTACTCcacatcatcttcctcattaacatcaccatcattatcatcaccatcattatcatcactatcattttcCTCAAACAAGTCCTCATCATCAAATTCTGCAAGCATGTATCTCTTTACCAAATTATGTAATAAAGCACAAGCAAGTACAATTCGACCATGTGTTTGTAAACTAAACCAAGAAGGACTTCTAAGAATCCCCCATCTTCCCTTGAGTAATCCAAAGCATCTCTCAATCACATTTCTAGCTTTTGCATGCCTTAAGTTGAAATATTCTTCGGCGGTTTGGGGTTGTCGGGGGCCATTATTCCATTCTCTAAGATGATAAAGATGCCCTCTATAGGGTGCAAGGAATCCTTCTCCATTAGTATATCCTCCATCACATAGATAATAACAaccttgacaaattaaaaaaaaaatattactctctTACTAAGTTAATCTCAAATAAAATCTAGTACGTCAATCAAATTACCTTTTGGAACTTTCAACCCATTAGGCCTAGAAATAGCATCTCGAAGAATCCGACCATCGTGTGCCGACCCCTCCCAACCAggtaagacatatataaattccATCTCGGGTGAACATACTCCTAATACATTCATAGCAAGGGTACCTTTTCTAGTCCGATATTTGGATCGCTCATCACAAGGAACATTCACTAGAATCATTGTACCATCAAGGGCACCTAATGAAttctacaaaacaaacaatatcACTTTACAATATGTAATAGTATCTCCATTTTATCTCAAATTAaagtgttggtttttatttaccTTGAAATATTTCCATCTTTCATCGTTGCAATCCTCTTGTATT from Amaranthus tricolor cultivar Red isolate AtriRed21 chromosome 3, ASM2621246v1, whole genome shotgun sequence includes:
- the LOC130807695 gene encoding protein ANTAGONIST OF LIKE HETEROCHROMATIN PROTEIN 1-like isoform X1, whose translation is MASIGTSLKRKRNWDCIRFIITMINCVVLLHLMLYSMRKTIYDSHYVKLDKKTRRKMRLHNLNRMIRESDTLCRNYLRINRYTFGVLLEMVRDIGGLNETRNTCLEEMVAGFLYTLAHHKKNRMMGAHFYRSGETISRQFHACLLAILKLHDILLKKPTPIQEDCNDERWKYFKNSLGALDGTMILVNVPCDERSKYRTRKGTLAMNVLGVCSPEMEFIYVLPGWEGSAHDGRILRDAISRPNGLKVPKGCYYLCDGGYTNGEGFLAPYRGHLYHLREWNNGPRQPQTAEEYFNLRHAKARNVIERCFGLLKGRWGILRSPSWFSLQTHGRIVLACALLHNLVKRYMLAEFDDEDLFEENDSDDNDGDDNDGDVNEEDDVEYITSIAVTDPWTNFRNTMAQHMFNDWRARQRRLTL